Proteins encoded within one genomic window of Epinephelus lanceolatus isolate andai-2023 chromosome 9, ASM4190304v1, whole genome shotgun sequence:
- the LOC117251938 gene encoding uncharacterized protein LOC117251938, which translates to MTTMAVLRITLCAAFMATLVLSKPVCVSDCEDSSESSEADSSEETATHVEPSQEPLQPAFTETDMPNAIEETNSPDAAALLPSADPGPSPATPDTPALPNPKDPQTSTDTVPLQLMPDDPSQTALGVDYPQDMPDSDPAQDSPNTDNVQGLPHTEVSRHPGLTDTVIAVGGTDQPQVTTTTTTITTYQRFPQGATPPFPPHIIKPTPPPFHRAPPLPIPIGTALTGVPVCFTFQFATTEPEPPRGDSI; encoded by the exons ATGACAACCATGGCAGTTCTGCGGATTACGCTTTGTGCTGCCTTCATGGCGACTCTGGTGCTGTCCAAACCA GTCTGTGTAAGTGACTGTGAGGATTCATCAGAGTCCAGTGAGGCAGACTCATCAGAGGAGACTGCCACTCACGTCGAGCCTTCACAGGAGCCCCTGCAGCCAGcgttcacagagacagacatgcCTAATGCCATTGAAGAGACGAACTCCCCGGATGCTGCAGCCCTACTTCCCTCTGCAGACCCAGGACCTTCCCCAGCTACACCTGATACCCCAGCCCTGCCAAACCCCAAGGACCCACAAACCTCCACTGACACAGTGCCTTTACAACTCATGCCAGATGATCCATCGCAAACTGCTCTGGGTGTAGACTATCCTCAGGACATGCCTGATTCTGATCCAGCACAGGACTCGCCTAACACTGACAATGTGCAAGGTCTACCACATACAGAGGTCTCACGACACCCAGGGCTTACAGATACAGTCATAGCTGTTGGTGGCACAGATCAACCACAAGTtaccaccaccacaaccaccatCACCACATACCAGAGATTCCCCCAGGGTGCCACTCCACCCTTTCCTCCACATATAATCAAACCAACACCTCCACCATTCCACAGAGCCCCACCCCTGCCAATCCCCATTGGCACCGCTCTGACTGGTGTTCCTGTTTGTTTCACTTTCCAGTTTGCAACCACTGAGCCAGAGCCACCTAGAGGAGACAGCATTTGA